One region of Epilithonimonas zeae genomic DNA includes:
- a CDS encoding copper-transporting P-type ATPase yields MENQNHHNHDHLHPSQRISPSSVYYCPMECEGEKLYFKQGRCPVCNMFLVPIEERDDHKNKPQNYSKTNLPESFKDKIGDYFCPMFCEGDKTYVSDSGCPVCHMHLEKITEDLVRSQKLDVRSAHTHQNTKHQTPNTHQEGKYYCPMFCEGDKVYDSNVGCPVCGMDLVKIPEKKTVEYTCPMHPEIVQNEPGNCPICGMDLVPKPSKDNDHEDETYKLLKTKFWTALGFTVPIFILSMGGMFIDWPFSHQVQGILELILTLPVLFYSGWFVMKRGWISFKTWNLNMFSLIALGVAAAMIFSLIALFVSDILPHELSHGGSIPLYFESVCVILTLVIMGQMMEARAHMKTGKAIEALMNLSPDTANLIVDGNEKKVSLAEVKINDILRVKPGEKIPVDGKITEGNSNVDESMITGEPIPVEKKSNDKVTSGTINGNGSFLMKAEKVGDETLLSQIIKMVNEASRSKAPIQKLADKISKIFVPTVIAISILTFILWNIFGGENKLIYAFVNAVAVLIVACPCALGLATPMSLMVGIGKGAQNGILIKNAEALEEMHKINVLITDKTGTLTEGKPSLDNIETFENTDKNESSEAYLDQREKILKLAGSLNQNSEHPLSNAVLETLRQVQSGNTDLQFEKVQNFENISGKGVKGTINNEEILLGNEALLKHFNIKIPESLKQKVVQKQNEAKTISYLAKAGKVLGFLSFSDKIKSTSKQAIEYLHSQNIEVIMMTGDNEHTAKAVAKTLGITNFKANCLPEDKMNEIKKLQTEGKIVAMTGDGINDAPALAQSNIGIAMGTGTDAAIESAEITLLKGDILGVAKSKILSEKLLKNIKENLFFAFIYNVLGIPLAAGLLYPVFGILLSPMIAAAAMSFSSVSVILNSLRLNNVKLEI; encoded by the coding sequence TTCATCCTAGTCAAAGAATTTCACCAAGTTCCGTTTATTATTGTCCAATGGAATGTGAAGGCGAAAAACTCTATTTCAAGCAAGGCCGATGTCCGGTTTGTAATATGTTTCTGGTTCCGATAGAAGAACGTGATGACCACAAAAACAAACCGCAAAATTATTCCAAAACTAACCTCCCGGAAAGTTTCAAAGATAAAATAGGGGATTATTTTTGCCCGATGTTTTGTGAAGGTGACAAAACTTATGTATCAGATTCAGGTTGTCCGGTTTGTCATATGCATTTGGAAAAAATTACCGAAGATTTGGTCAGAAGTCAGAAGCTGGATGTTAGAAGTGCACATACGCATCAAAACACCAAGCACCAAACACCAAACACCCATCAAGAAGGAAAATACTATTGTCCAATGTTCTGTGAAGGCGACAAAGTTTATGATTCCAATGTCGGCTGTCCGGTTTGCGGAATGGATTTGGTCAAAATTCCTGAAAAGAAAACTGTTGAATATACTTGCCCAATGCATCCCGAGATTGTACAAAACGAACCCGGAAATTGCCCGATCTGTGGAATGGATCTCGTTCCAAAACCGTCAAAAGATAACGATCACGAAGATGAAACTTATAAATTATTAAAAACAAAATTCTGGACGGCTTTAGGGTTCACTGTTCCCATTTTCATCTTATCGATGGGCGGAATGTTTATCGATTGGCCATTTTCTCATCAGGTTCAAGGAATTTTAGAGTTAATTTTGACATTACCCGTCTTGTTTTATTCAGGATGGTTTGTGATGAAGCGTGGTTGGATTTCTTTCAAAACCTGGAACCTCAATATGTTTTCATTAATTGCTCTGGGTGTTGCTGCAGCTATGATTTTTAGTTTAATCGCTTTATTCGTTTCAGATATTTTACCTCACGAATTATCTCACGGCGGAAGCATCCCACTCTATTTCGAATCCGTTTGTGTCATTCTTACTTTGGTGATAATGGGACAAATGATGGAAGCCAGAGCGCACATGAAGACAGGAAAAGCGATTGAAGCGTTGATGAATCTTTCACCTGACACAGCCAATCTGATTGTAGACGGAAACGAAAAAAAAGTATCATTAGCAGAAGTTAAAATCAATGATATATTAAGAGTAAAACCGGGCGAAAAAATTCCTGTCGACGGGAAAATTACCGAAGGAAATTCTAATGTTGATGAATCGATGATTACGGGAGAGCCGATTCCTGTAGAGAAAAAATCAAATGATAAAGTCACTTCCGGAACTATCAACGGAAATGGAAGTTTTCTGATGAAAGCCGAAAAAGTTGGTGATGAAACCTTGCTTTCTCAAATCATCAAAATGGTCAACGAAGCCAGCCGAAGCAAAGCGCCGATTCAAAAATTAGCAGATAAGATTTCGAAGATATTTGTACCAACTGTGATTGCAATTTCTATTCTGACATTTATTTTATGGAATATTTTCGGTGGCGAAAACAAGTTGATTTATGCTTTTGTAAACGCTGTTGCCGTTTTGATTGTCGCTTGTCCGTGTGCGCTAGGTTTAGCAACTCCGATGAGTTTGATGGTAGGAATCGGAAAAGGTGCACAAAATGGAATCTTAATCAAAAATGCTGAAGCGCTGGAAGAAATGCACAAAATCAATGTTCTGATTACCGATAAAACCGGAACATTGACGGAAGGAAAACCAAGTCTTGACAACATCGAAACATTTGAAAATACTGATAAAAATGAATCAAGCGAAGCGTATCTTGATCAACGGGAAAAAATTTTAAAATTAGCTGGTTCATTGAATCAGAATTCGGAACATCCTTTGTCTAATGCTGTTTTAGAAACTCTTCGACAAGTTCAGAGTGGCAATACTGATCTGCAATTTGAGAAAGTTCAGAATTTTGAGAACATCTCTGGAAAAGGTGTGAAAGGAACAATCAATAATGAAGAAATTCTACTTGGAAACGAAGCTTTATTGAAACATTTCAACATCAAAATTCCTGAATCATTAAAACAAAAAGTAGTTCAGAAACAGAATGAAGCTAAGACGATTTCTTATCTCGCAAAAGCTGGAAAAGTTCTTGGATTCCTGAGCTTCTCAGACAAAATAAAATCAACTTCAAAACAAGCTATTGAATATCTCCATTCTCAAAACATCGAAGTGATAATGATGACCGGCGACAACGAACACACTGCAAAAGCAGTGGCAAAAACACTCGGAATCACAAACTTCAAAGCCAATTGTCTTCCTGAAGACAAAATGAACGAAATCAAAAAACTTCAAACCGAAGGAAAAATTGTTGCAATGACCGGAGACGGAATCAATGATGCGCCAGCTTTAGCTCAATCCAATATCGGAATTGCAATGGGAACAGGGACCGACGCCGCGATTGAAAGCGCAGAAATAACTTTGCTAAAAGGCGACATCTTAGGTGTAGCCAAATCAAAAATCCTGAGTGAAAAACTTTTGAAAAATATCAAAGAAAACTTATTCTTTGCTTTTATTTATAATGTTTTGGGAATTCCGTTAGCGGCAGGTCTGCTCTACCCTGTCTTCGGAATTTTGTTAAGTCCAATGATTGCAGCAGCGGCAATGAGTTTCAGTTCGGTTTCTGTGATTCTAAATTCTTTGAGATTGAATAATGTGAAATTAGAGATTTGA